A part of Flavobacteriaceae bacterium GSB9 genomic DNA contains:
- a CDS encoding thermonuclease family protein: MDKEVGILSYKDKQGKYGRYLANIVLEDGLEVNQWLVDNGHAKPYFP, encoded by the coding sequence TTGGATAAAGAGGTGGGAATACTTTCGTATAAAGACAAACAAGGAAAATACGGCCGCTACTTGGCTAATATCGTATTAGAAGATGGTTTAGAAGTCAACCAATGGTTAGTGGATAATGGCCATGCCAAACCTTATTTTCCATAA
- a CDS encoding DUF4136 domain-containing protein, producing the protein MKKLLKTIPLLALLLVMSSCSSIRTAADYDKNATFSDYKTFAFFKTGIDKAEISDLDKRRILRAIEAELLAKGFTKSENPDLLVSLFTKSQQRVDVYNNAWGYGAWGWGGWGPWGGFGPGWGWGWNQPSTSVSTQGTLYIDLIDADKKELVWQGMGTGYLSKNVEKKEERIKEFVSEIMMKYPPNTQQ; encoded by the coding sequence ATGAAAAAATTACTAAAAACCATACCGCTTTTAGCTTTGCTACTTGTGATGAGTTCGTGCAGTTCCATCCGAACAGCTGCCGATTATGATAAAAATGCAACGTTTAGCGATTACAAAACCTTTGCCTTTTTTAAAACGGGCATTGATAAAGCCGAAATAAGCGATTTAGACAAACGCCGCATTTTACGTGCCATAGAGGCCGAACTATTAGCCAAAGGCTTTACCAAATCTGAAAACCCCGATTTATTAGTAAGCCTGTTTACAAAATCACAACAACGTGTTGATGTATATAACAACGCCTGGGGCTACGGTGCCTGGGGATGGGGCGGTTGGGGCCCTTGGGGCGGCTTCGGACCCGGTTGGGGATGGGGTTGGAACCAACCTAGCACATCGGTGAGCACCCAAGGAACGCTTTACATAGACCTTATTGATGCCGATAAAAAAGAACTGGTTTGGCAAGGTATGGGCACAGGGTATCTGAGCAAAAATGTTGAGAAAAAGGAAGAACGTATTAAAGAATTTGTTTCTGAAATAATGATGAAATATCCGCCCAATACGCAACAATAA